The Methanoregula sp. UBA64 region TTCTCCCCGCCGTTTTTGGGCCGGTAGGGGATCTGGAAGACCGCGTGCCGGTTCTTTTTGAGCTCGTCCATAAACCCGGGCGCCCGGTCCCGGGTCTCGGGGGTATCGAGGTCCGTAAGGGAGATGCTCTGGAGCTCGTCCCGGGTCATCCCGAGGATCCGGCAGGCGGTATCGTTGACCTCGATAAAGGGCCCCGGGCCGGTTTTGGTAAATTCATTGACCAGGATCCCGTCCTTTGCATTCATCAGCATGAGGCGGTAGCGCTCCCGGCTCTCGTCAAGGGCTTTCTCTGTACGGATGCGGTCGGTCACATCGAGATCGGTGCCCCGGTAGCCAAGGAACGTGCCGTCCTCGGCAAGGATGGGGGAGCCGCTTGTCTCGAGCATCACGATATGGCCGTCCTTGTGCACGTTGGGGTTGGAAAAATGCCGGACCGCTTTTTTCTCCGTAAATGCCGCACGCACTGCTTTTTTAAGTGCCGCTCTTGCGCCGGGCTCGAAATAATCGTAGAAGTGCGTCCCGATCATCTCTTCCGGGGTATACCCGAGGATCTTCTCCACGACCGGGCTTGCGTAGGTGTAGCGTCCTTTTGAATCCACTTCCCAGATCCATTCCCCGGCAGATTCGGCAACCTGGGCAAACCGGCGGTTGCTCTCAACGAGAGCCTTCTGAGCTTGTATGCGTTCGGTGACGTCCTCGACGGTGGAGAGGACATACCGCGAGCCATTCATCAGGATACTGCGCGAGAAGAACCGGCAGATCCGGATCTCCCCGGACTTTCTTTTGCAGGCGATCTCCTGCCCGGCTTCCTCCCGATCGCTCAGGCGGTCGGCGACTCTCTTTGGATACCCGGCAGGATCGGCAACAAGCCCGGCAGCCAGTGCCGTCTTCCCGATCACCTCGCTGCGGGTAAACCCGGTGCTTTTGACAAACGCATCGTTGACATCGGCAATCGTCCCGTCGGCAACCGAGACGAGCGTGAGCGCTACCGGGCTGATTTTAAAGAGCTGCGCAAATTTGTTCTCCGATTCGCTGAGCTGCTTGTAGGCTTTCCTGCGGTCCGTGATGTCCATGAACGAGGCAACGCTCCGCAGGGTGCCGGGGATAATCCCGACAAACAGGAGGATCTCCCGGACTTCGCCAGATTTTGTCCGGAACCGGAACTCGTACCGACTCTTCGCGCTCTTTGGATCCGTGCGCCGGAGCCGGTGCTGTTCCTCCATCATGGGGAGATCTTCGGGCATCGCAAACTCGTGCCAGCTCTTTTTCCCCTCGATCTCGGCGGCCGTATATCCCGAGAGTTCCGCAAACCGGGAGTTGACCAGGCTTATGGTGCTGTCCTCTTCGATGATGGAAAGGGCAGTCCCGGTATTCTCAAAAACGGTCCGGTACCGTTCTTCGCTCTCGCGGAGGGCATTTTCGGCTGCGGATAGTTCGTCGAACTTCTCCCGGAGCTCTTCTTCGGATGCCGAGAGTTGTTCGTACGCGGCGCGGAGCTCGGACCGGGTCTGGTGCCGTTCGATGGCAAGCCCGATCTTGTGGGAAAGATCGGTAAACTGCGCCACCGGGTCGCCGCCTTTCTGGACATAGTAGTCCGCCCCCGAGTTCAGCGCATCGATCACCACGTCCTCGCGGCCCCGGCCGGTGAAGATGACAAACGGGAGATCGCCGTATTTTTCCCGGACGATCTTCAAAAACGCGATCCCGTCCATGCCAGCCATCTGGTAATCGGCAACAATGGCATCAAAAGAGGATAATGCCGGGGATGCGAGCGCCTCCTCTGCCGATTTCATCGTCGTTACGCTGAATATCCCCGACAGTTCGAGAAAATATTTCGCCACGTCAAGAAGTGCTGGCTCGTCGTCAACATAGAGTACAGAATACATTGGCGTGTTCCGGGGCGTATGGATAGTGAAAAGAGGAGTATATTCCTAGAAAAAGATTCGCATACGCAGTCCGGCAGAGATTATCACCATACCGGGGCCGGAGTATACGGGAAAGACCGGTTAACTACCGGGCGTTTCCTCATGGTAGTCCGCCGGACCCCGTTTTTCATGGTAACGGGCGAAAACAGGATCGCCTGCTTCGGGGTTATGCGATTTTCCTACGAAAAGCGGTATGCACCCTCCGGCACAATAATCTCGAACCGGGCGCCGGTGCCCGGTACGCCGGTCTCCCGTATCGAGATCCCGGTCAGCCCGAGGATCTCCCTGACCAGAAACAGGCCAAAGCCGGTGTTTCTCCCGTACCCGCGGTCAAAGATCCGCTCCTTGTCGGCTACCGGAATACCGGTCCCGTTATCTTCATAGATCACTGCCAGTACCGGACCCTCTTTTTTTATAGAGATCCGGATTGCCGTGACATGCTTTCCGTGCCGGATCGAGTTGTCGACGAGGTTCGCAAACACGGTTTTAATCATCGGATCGGCACGCAACAGGACCCCGTTTGCTTCCGCAACAAAAGAGATCTGTGCCGGGATCGGCAGGGCAGACAGGCAGATCTCAAGTGCTATCCACTGCGGTTCACGGGACCCGAGGTTCTGGTACAGTCGGGTGAACTCGATCTGCGAGCGCATCGCAACAATGACAGAACGCATTTTTTCGAGGATTTCGTTACTCTCCGGTTCGGAACATCTCTTTGATGCAACCTTCAGGTAGCCGAGGAGCACCGTGATCTTGTTGAGGGTGTCGTGCCGGGTGACACTGCCAAGCAGGGTGAGCTGGATGTTTGCCCGTCGCAGGGCCTCCTCTGCTTTTTTTTGCTCCGTGATGTCGCGGGCCACTCCCCGGAACCCGGTAACGGTTCCCCCGCTGTCGGTAACCGGGAACGACCGGATCTCGACGACCAGATCGTGCCCGTCGCGATGGCGGGCGGGGACTTCGAAGGGCGCAATGGATTGTTCTGCGGCCAAAAATTTCCCAAGCTCCCGTTGTGCCAGCGCCATTCCCTGTTCCGGCACAAGACAGGTCACGGGTTTCCCGACAAGCTCTTCGGGCATGTATCCCAGGATCGTCTGGACGGTAGGGCTGATATACCGGAATACTCCCTCCTTGTCGATCTCCCAGATCATATCCGGGGACGTCTCCACAAGGGCACGGAACTTTGCCGCACTCTCATGGAACCTGGCATCGGCCTGCTTCTTTTCCGTGATATCTTCAAAGATCGTGACAAAACGGTTTTTTTCGGGCGAATAAACCGAGATGGTGAAATATTTTTTCAGGGGCGCAAACCAGGTCTCGAAGGTCTTTGGCCTGCCGGTCAGGGCTACCCGGGCATAGATATCGAAATACGGAGGTTCGCTGACGCCGTACGCCTCCCGGCTGGTCTTTCCCAGGACCGATTCCCGGGAGATGCCAAGCTGCTGCTCGAATGCAGGATTTGCCGCAAGGATGACATAGTCCTCCGGCTCCCCTTTTTCGTTAAAGACCAGCTTATGGAGGGCGGCGCCTTCCCTCATGTTCGAGTAGAGGGCAGCAAACCGGCCTTCGGTCTTCTGGAGATCCTCTTTTGCCCGCAGGTGCTCCGTGATATCCTGGACGATCCCGACAATACGTACCGGGTTTCCTGCGGGATCCTTTTCGAGCCGGGCAACAGAATGCACTACCCGGAGTGCTGACCCGTCGGCCGGGTTGAGGGCATATTCAAGATCGTATTCCTTCCCCACCGTAACCAGATCGACCAGGGCCTGGTGGACCCGCATGCGTTCCGGGATACATGATTCAATGTTCTCCAGAGGAACATCCCGGGCAACCGCGGGATATCCAAAGATGCGGAAGCCCTCGGCAGATCCCCAGATCGTATCGGTCCCGACATTATACTCCCAGCTCCCGGACCGGCCGACCGACTGGGCCATGGCAAGACGGTCCACCTGCCGGCGGAGTTCATCCTTTGCCGCGGCGAGCTGCTCGTTTGTCGCCCGCAGATCGTCGAACTGTGACCGCAGCTCTTCTTCGGTCATCGTGACCTGTTCGTACGCGGCCCGGAGATCCTGCTCGGTCTCTTTTAGTCCCGTGATATCCCGTACGATCTCGATGGCGCCGGTGACCTCCCCCTTCTGGTTGTAGAGCGGGCTTGCCTTTATCATGATATGGATCTGCCGGCCCCGGGGAGCTGCGAGATCGGACTCTGCGCTGATCGCCCGGCCGTCATGCACGATATTGGTGTAATAGTGCCGGATCTTTTCGTTTGGCCACGAGAGCATGTCGAGGAGGAGCGGGCGCCGCTCCCCGTACGGGGAAAGGGCGTATTCGTAGTTGGTCTTCCCAAGCATCATGGACGCGGGAACACCGGTCAGATCCTCGTTTGCCCGGTTCCATGCAATAACGCGGCCCTCCCGGTCTACCGCAAGCATGGCATCGGGAAGAAAATCGATGATATCGGCAAGGCGCCGTTCGGATTCCTGTCGGGAACGCTCGGCTTCATTCCTCCGCACGGTCTGCCGGATCTTGTGCGCAAGTTCGGCAAACTGGGCGGTCGGGTCGCCGCCTTTCTGGACGTAAAAGTCCGCCCCGTTGTTGATCGCCTCGATAACGACCTCTTCCCGGCCCCGGCCGGTAAAGACAAGAAAGGGGATCTCCCCGTACCGTTCCCGGACGGCTTTTAAGAATTCGATCCCGTTCATCCCCGGCATCTGGTAATCGGAGACGATCGCATCGTAGGTGCCAAGGTCCGGCGAGTCCAGCGCCTCCTGTGCCGATGCCATAACGACAACACGGAAATCCCCGGACTGTTCGAGGAAAAATTTGCCGATCTCAAGAAGTGCCGGCTCGTCGTCAACGTAAAGTAGGGAGTACATCGGTTCGGCTCCGGGCCGGTGAATAGTCAAAAGAAGAGTATGAACCTAGAAAAAGATTCACATCTGTCGTTACGAGGGGGAGGGTCACGGGGGCGTTCTCCCGCCACAAGGAGGTGCCCTCAGGGGAGTGTGAAAGGATGCAACAAAAAAAGTGTAGGGAAGGAAAGGGATTTTTGTATTATTGTTTGCCCTTCTCTTGTTCCCACCGGTCGAGCACGTCCTTTCCCTCGACAAAGACAAGGCCGTGCTTTTTTGCGTACGCTTTTGCGCCGGCTTTGGGGAGTGCATACCCGGACTCGTCGTCCAGCATCTCGCAGATGGTGACGGCGGGCGTGATAGTGGCCATCCGGGCCATTGCAACCGAAAGCTCGGTCTGGCCGTGGCGCACATCGAGCAGCGAATCAGCGGCCCGGAGAATGGCGCAGTGGCCGGGGGTCCGGAAATTCTCGGAGAAGTGCGACCCGCCGCCATTTAAGGACTTTTTGACCTCGTCCGCGATTGCCGTGATGGTGAGGGCGCGGTCGTTGTCGGTGATGCCGGTGAACGTTTTCTTGTGGTTGACCCAGAGCGAGAACGAGGAATGGTTCTTTTTGTCGTACGGGATGTCGCCCTGCCGCTCGGCAAAGTGCGTGGATTCGAGCACGTCGCTTGCAAACGGGAGGCCGAGTTTTTCCGCTGCCACCGGGTCGATCGCGGTGCAGATGAGCCCGCCGCCGTCCTTTCTCATGGTGAGGATATCCTTTGGCGTCACCGCATCGGACCGGATCGCAAAATCGGTCTCGCCCTCGCGGTCGTCGAAATCGTAGAGCAGGATCATCTTCCCGTCGCGGAGCGCAGTAAGGGCATCGTCAATCATTGCGGCCCTCCGCATGGACTGCCCGGGCGCGGGCCAGGGGAGCCGAACCTTCCGCGTGGCCGTGGGCCGGGGCGGATGCGAGCGTGCCGGCCCGGCCGTCCCAGGCTTCGAGCACGTCGTTTCCGCCCACAAAGGCAAAGCCGTGCTTCTGTGCGTAGCGTTTTGCGTCGTCGTGCCGGAGAGCTTTTCCCGTCCGGTCGTCCAGGAGCTCGCAGATGGTGACGGCCGGGGTCACGCCGGCCATTGCCGCAAGCGCAACCGAGAGCTCGGTCTGGCCCCGGCGCTGGTGGAGGAGATCGTCGGCTGCCCGGAGGATCGGGCAGTGGCCCGGTGTCCTGAACTGTGCGGAGAAACTCGTGTGCCGGCCGGCCATGGCATCGTTTACCGTGTGGCCGATCTCCGTGATGGTGAGGGTCCGGTCCCGGTCGGTGATGCCGGTAAACGTGTTCTTGTGGTTGACCCAGAGCGAGAACGAGGAGTGGTTCTTGCGGTCGTACGGGATATCGCCGATCTCTTCGGTAAGCTGCGTCTTTGCGAACACATCGCTTGCAAACGGCAGGCCGAGCCGGTGCGCTGCTGCCGGGTGGATCGCGGTGCAGATCAGGCCGCCGCCGTCTTTTCTCATCGTAAGGATGTCTTTTGGCGTCACCGCATCCGAGCGGATCGCGAGATCGGTCTCGCCCTCGCGGTCGTCGAAATCATAGATCAAAAAGAACTTCCCGTCACGTAATGCCTGCAATGCCTGATCAATCATATGCCACCTCAATTACTGCCCTGTCGCCTTCTTTTACGCCTAACGCATCGCGGAGGCCGACCGGTGCTATCACTTCGACAATATCTTCCGGATAATGACTCCGGCCGGGTACCACGATCCCGCAGGGGATGTCGTTGATCCGGCAGGGAAGGCAGCGGACTGCGCCAAACGTCCGGCCGTCCGCGGAGAAACCATGGATCACGACCCAGGTCAGGGCATCGAGTTTCTTTCTCGTGGGAATGTCGGTGCCCGAGAGCCGGAGGTTAAGCGTGCCCGGGTACGGCTCGAAGCCTAAGTGCCGGAGGAACTGTTTTTTGTACGGCTCGAGGCTCATGTAGTACCGGCCCTCGCCAAGGCCGCTGATGACGGTGCCGGGCAGGGAATAGTGGCCGCCGACATGCCCGAAGAGCCGGCAGTACTCCTCGTACTCGCGCCGGAGTTCGTCCTCGCCATCCTTGGTCACGGTGATGTGCTGGCCGTCCGGGTTGATCGCCCGGGTGATGAGCCGCTGGCCTTCGAGACTTTTGAGCCGGCGCGACGCGGTCTGTGGGCTCGTTTCGAGCACTTCGCCAAGCGTCTGCGACGAGATGAACACCGGTTCCCGGATCCCGCCCATGAGCGCGATCGCCCTGAGGCAGTCCCTGTCTTCAGCCAGTACCATGCTCATCAAAATTGAGATGCTTACTATTTATGGATTGCTTTCCTGCGCATTTATTGTAGAGCTCACGTCGGAGATTCGCTTTTTGTCGAATCCGCATTCGTTAGGTATATAATGGGGCGGGTCAACTTAGCTGAGCATGAAATCCGGTCTGCGAAACCAGCTCGCCGAGAAGATGGCGGGCGAGATTACGCTGTCGGACTCACCGGGGCTGGCGCTCAAGAAGTGGCGCCAGAACTTCGAGATACCGCCGGGCATCCTCTCGGACCGCCTGGGGGTATCGCCCTCCGTGATCAGCGATTACGAGAGCGGCAGAAGAAAAAGCCCCGGAACTGCCGTGGTCGGCAAGATTGTCGACACGATCCTCAATATCGATGAGGAATCGGACGGCAGACACATTCACAAATTTTCCTCCATGCTCTTTAGCGGCGTTGCCGATGACGTGATCCTCGACATCCACGAGTACACGAACCCGATTGCATTACAGGAGCTCACCGATGCTATCGGCTGCTCGCTGCTCTGCGGGTCAATGGACCAGACCATCTTCGGTTATACCGTGGTCAATAGCCTCAATGCGATCCTCCAGCTCTCAAGCGAGGAGTTCAACCGCATCTACGGCTGGAGCACGGAACGGGCGCTCATCTTCACAAACGTCTCGACCGGCAAATCCCCGATGGTTGCGATCCGGGTCACGGCCTTCAAACCGCGGTCCGTGATCCTCCAGGGGATCAGTGCCGAGAACGTCCACCCGTTTGTGGCAAAACTTGCGGACCGGGACCACATCACGGTGCTCTGCACAGAGATGGAGATTGACAAAATCGTGAGTACACTGAGGGAGAAAGAATGGTAGGCATCATTACATACGGTGCGTATATTCCGCGATACCGGATCAAGGTTGAGGAGATCACCAAAGTCTGGGGCGCAAATGCCGCAGATATTACCGGGGGACTGGGCGTTTTTGAAAAGTCCGTCCCGGATCTCGATGAGGATGCTGCAACGATTGCGGTCGAAGCGGCACGGAATGCGCTAAAAAGGCGCTACGTTGACCCGGCAGAGATCCGGGCCGTATACGTGGGCAGCGAGTCGCACCCGTACGCGGTCAAGCCCACGGCCTGCACGGTCGGGGAAGCAATCGGCGCAACGCCGGTCATGACCGCCGCGGACTACGAGTTTGCCTGCAAAGCGGGAACCGCCGGTATCCAGACCTGCATGGGTCTCGTGAAAAGCGGGATGATCCCGTACGGCCTTGCGATCGGTTCGGATGTCTCGCAGGGTGCGCCCAGCGATGCCCTCGAATACACGGCAGCGGCCGGCGGGGCGGCGTTTGTGATCGGAAACGACAACCCGATCGCAACGCTCAACCACACCTGCTCGTTTACGAGCGACACGCCGGACTTCTGGCGCCGCGAGGGCCAGGACTATCCCCGGCACGGCGGCCGGTTCACGGGAGATCCCGGCTACTTCAAGCACGTCAAGGGCGCAAGCAACCTGCTCTTTAAGGAGATCGGGACGTCCCCGAAGGACTACACCTACGCGGTCTTCCACCAGCCCAATGCGAAATTCCCGCAGAAGGTGGCAAAGGACCTCGGCTTCAAGCCGGAGCAGATCAAGCCCGGTCTCGTTGTCCCGTGGCTCGGGAACACCTACTCGGGCGCATCGCCCATCGGCCTTGCGGCAACGCTCGATATCGCAAAACCCGGCGACCGGATCTTTGTCTGTTCGTTCGGGTCCGGCGCAGGCAGCGATGCGTTCGATATCACGGTGACCGACGCGATCACCGGAAAAGACTTCCACCGCGATGCAGCCCCAGGGGTCATGCAGCTCTTAAAAGACCCCATCTACCTGGACTATGCACGGTACGCAAAACACAAGGGAAAGATCGTGATGCAATCATGAGAGACGTAGCAGTTATCGGGATCGGGTGCACGAAGTTCGGCGAGAAGTGGGAGAGCTCCTTCCGTGACATCTTTGTCGAGGCAGGCGCCCTTGCACTCGCCGACGCCGGGCTCTCGGGCGAGCAGATCGATGCCATGTATGTCGGGAACATGAGCGCCGGCCGGTTCATCGGCCAGGAGCACATCGGTGCGCTCATTGCCGACTACGCGGGCATGACCGGCAAGCACATCCCCTCGACCCGTGTCGAGGCGGCCTGTGCCTCGGGCGGTCTTGCCTTCCGGCAGGCCGTGATCGCGGTCGCGAGCGGGATGGAGGACATCGTGGTTGCAGCGGGCGTCGAGAAGATGACCGATGTCGGGTCGGACGAGAGTACCGACACTTTGACCGGTGCCGCCGACCGCGAGTGGGAAGGCTTCATGGGCGCAACGTTCCCGGGCCTGTACGCGATGATAGCAAACGACTACATCCACAA contains the following coding sequences:
- a CDS encoding hybrid sensor histidine kinase/response regulator, which translates into the protein MYSVLYVDDEPALLDVAKYFLELSGIFSVTTMKSAEEALASPALSSFDAIVADYQMAGMDGIAFLKIVREKYGDLPFVIFTGRGREDVVIDALNSGADYYVQKGGDPVAQFTDLSHKIGLAIERHQTRSELRAAYEQLSASEEELREKFDELSAAENALRESEERYRTVFENTGTALSIIEEDSTISLVNSRFAELSGYTAAEIEGKKSWHEFAMPEDLPMMEEQHRLRRTDPKSAKSRYEFRFRTKSGEVREILLFVGIIPGTLRSVASFMDITDRRKAYKQLSESENKFAQLFKISPVALTLVSVADGTIADVNDAFVKSTGFTRSEVIGKTALAAGLVADPAGYPKRVADRLSDREEAGQEIACKRKSGEIRICRFFSRSILMNGSRYVLSTVEDVTERIQAQKALVESNRRFAQVAESAGEWIWEVDSKGRYTYASPVVEKILGYTPEEMIGTHFYDYFEPGARAALKKAVRAAFTEKKAVRHFSNPNVHKDGHIVMLETSGSPILAEDGTFLGYRGTDLDVTDRIRTEKALDESRERYRLMLMNAKDGILVNEFTKTGPGPFIEVNDTACRILGMTRDELQSISLTDLDTPETRDRAPGFMDELKKNRHAVFQIPYRPKNGGEKTLDISVSTFTLDGRATMFSIVRDITGQKALESALSTMVASMVGSTGLDALKKITEHVSAWLGADCVMIGEIQPDHASVNVLAMLLDHKEVTDFTYTLKGTPCENIREKGFCLYPDHVREFFPEAKDLADLNIRGYAGTVLRNSSGEVIGIFCVMSRRPLPPVPAMCEIMEVIAVKATAEIERSRIERELRESEERYRALVETSPDMIWEIDRAGNFRYISPMVTPLMGYFPEDVIGKPITTLVAEQGRELAARELHRHLTSREAVQSFTVPARDRDGHDMTVDIRASRVTDHHGRITGFRGVARDITDRIRAEEAIKRANRQLTLLGSATRHDALNKITAILGYLKLITLKCNDSEAKEVLTRAVATVVTLRSLMEFTRVYQDLGSQEPLWEDLDAIMPRSQVPSSVAFSCNVAGISVYADALLAKVFSNLADNSLRHGGKVTEIRVFSQKEGNNLAVVWEDNGIGIPAAEKELIFRRGYGKNTGLGLFLVREILDLTGITIHETGQPGSGVRFEILVPEGTYRIADRG
- a CDS encoding PAS domain S-box protein, whose protein sequence is MYSLLYVDDEPALLEIGKFFLEQSGDFRVVVMASAQEALDSPDLGTYDAIVSDYQMPGMNGIEFLKAVRERYGEIPFLVFTGRGREEVVIEAINNGADFYVQKGGDPTAQFAELAHKIRQTVRRNEAERSRQESERRLADIIDFLPDAMLAVDREGRVIAWNRANEDLTGVPASMMLGKTNYEYALSPYGERRPLLLDMLSWPNEKIRHYYTNIVHDGRAISAESDLAAPRGRQIHIMIKASPLYNQKGEVTGAIEIVRDITGLKETEQDLRAAYEQVTMTEEELRSQFDDLRATNEQLAAAKDELRRQVDRLAMAQSVGRSGSWEYNVGTDTIWGSAEGFRIFGYPAVARDVPLENIESCIPERMRVHQALVDLVTVGKEYDLEYALNPADGSALRVVHSVARLEKDPAGNPVRIVGIVQDITEHLRAKEDLQKTEGRFAALYSNMREGAALHKLVFNEKGEPEDYVILAANPAFEQQLGISRESVLGKTSREAYGVSEPPYFDIYARVALTGRPKTFETWFAPLKKYFTISVYSPEKNRFVTIFEDITEKKQADARFHESAAKFRALVETSPDMIWEIDKEGVFRYISPTVQTILGYMPEELVGKPVTCLVPEQGMALAQRELGKFLAAEQSIAPFEVPARHRDGHDLVVEIRSFPVTDSGGTVTGFRGVARDITEQKKAEEALRRANIQLTLLGSVTRHDTLNKITVLLGYLKVASKRCSEPESNEILEKMRSVIVAMRSQIEFTRLYQNLGSREPQWIALEICLSALPIPAQISFVAEANGVLLRADPMIKTVFANLVDNSIRHGKHVTAIRISIKKEGPVLAVIYEDNGTGIPVADKERIFDRGYGRNTGFGLFLVREILGLTGISIRETGVPGTGARFEIIVPEGAYRFS
- the ribB gene encoding 3,4-dihydroxy-2-butanone-4-phosphate synthase, which translates into the protein MIDDALTALRDGKMILLYDFDDREGETDFAIRSDAVTPKDILTMRKDGGGLICTAIDPVAAEKLGLPFASDVLESTHFAERQGDIPYDKKNHSSFSLWVNHKKTFTGITDNDRALTITAIADEVKKSLNGGGSHFSENFRTPGHCAILRAADSLLDVRHGQTELSVAMARMATITPAVTICEMLDDESGYALPKAGAKAYAKKHGLVFVEGKDVLDRWEQEKGKQ
- the ribB gene encoding 3,4-dihydroxy-2-butanone-4-phosphate synthase, translated to MIDQALQALRDGKFFLIYDFDDREGETDLAIRSDAVTPKDILTMRKDGGGLICTAIHPAAAHRLGLPFASDVFAKTQLTEEIGDIPYDRKNHSSFSLWVNHKNTFTGITDRDRTLTITEIGHTVNDAMAGRHTSFSAQFRTPGHCPILRAADDLLHQRRGQTELSVALAAMAGVTPAVTICELLDDRTGKALRHDDAKRYAQKHGFAFVGGNDVLEAWDGRAGTLASAPAHGHAEGSAPLARARAVHAEGRND
- a CDS encoding DUF120 domain-containing protein, coding for MVLAEDRDCLRAIALMGGIREPVFISSQTLGEVLETSPQTASRRLKSLEGQRLITRAINPDGQHITVTKDGEDELRREYEEYCRLFGHVGGHYSLPGTVISGLGEGRYYMSLEPYKKQFLRHLGFEPYPGTLNLRLSGTDIPTRKKLDALTWVVIHGFSADGRTFGAVRCLPCRINDIPCGIVVPGRSHYPEDIVEVIAPVGLRDALGVKEGDRAVIEVAYD
- a CDS encoding helix-turn-helix domain-containing protein, translating into MKSGLRNQLAEKMAGEITLSDSPGLALKKWRQNFEIPPGILSDRLGVSPSVISDYESGRRKSPGTAVVGKIVDTILNIDEESDGRHIHKFSSMLFSGVADDVILDIHEYTNPIALQELTDAIGCSLLCGSMDQTIFGYTVVNSLNAILQLSSEEFNRIYGWSTERALIFTNVSTGKSPMVAIRVTAFKPRSVILQGISAENVHPFVAKLADRDHITVLCTEMEIDKIVSTLREKEW
- a CDS encoding hydroxymethylglutaryl-CoA synthase, which gives rise to MVGIITYGAYIPRYRIKVEEITKVWGANAADITGGLGVFEKSVPDLDEDAATIAVEAARNALKRRYVDPAEIRAVYVGSESHPYAVKPTACTVGEAIGATPVMTAADYEFACKAGTAGIQTCMGLVKSGMIPYGLAIGSDVSQGAPSDALEYTAAAGGAAFVIGNDNPIATLNHTCSFTSDTPDFWRREGQDYPRHGGRFTGDPGYFKHVKGASNLLFKEIGTSPKDYTYAVFHQPNAKFPQKVAKDLGFKPEQIKPGLVVPWLGNTYSGASPIGLAATLDIAKPGDRIFVCSFGSGAGSDAFDITVTDAITGKDFHRDAAPGVMQLLKDPIYLDYARYAKHKGKIVMQS